The following are from one region of the Methanomassiliicoccales archaeon LGM-DZ1 genome:
- a CDS encoding DUF6198 family protein: MSAEKPDYTRRQIAKRCILLAAALYIMTIGISMSKLAGLGTTPISCIPATLSYSTPLSMGAWTVIFNFLLICIEAAVLGRQFRPVQFMQLIMAAAIGIFTDINLEVFSFIDPGSYAESWAWCILSGAILGLGVMLEVRSNILVAPGEGVVVAFTTRFKVPFPRMKIVSDTSMVITAVILSLAMLGDLEGVREGTIFAALTVGIWVGFFRKHLGKAADRFTA; the protein is encoded by the coding sequence ATGTCTGCAGAGAAACCCGATTACACGAGGAGGCAGATCGCGAAGAGATGCATCCTCCTCGCGGCCGCGCTCTATATCATGACGATAGGGATATCGATGTCCAAGCTTGCAGGTCTGGGCACCACTCCCATATCCTGCATCCCGGCGACCCTTTCCTACTCCACGCCGCTGTCCATGGGCGCCTGGACCGTGATCTTCAACTTCCTCCTGATCTGCATCGAGGCCGCCGTCCTCGGACGCCAGTTCAGGCCGGTCCAGTTCATGCAGCTGATCATGGCCGCTGCCATCGGGATCTTCACTGACATAAACCTGGAGGTCTTCTCCTTCATCGACCCGGGCAGCTACGCGGAATCTTGGGCCTGGTGCATCCTGTCCGGGGCCATACTGGGTCTCGGCGTCATGCTGGAGGTCCGTTCCAATATCCTGGTCGCCCCCGGCGAGGGGGTGGTCGTCGCTTTCACGACCAGGTTCAAGGTCCCGTTCCCGAGGATGAAGATCGTCTCCGACACCTCCATGGTCATCACGGCCGTCATCCTGTCCCTGGCCATGCTCGGGGATCTGGAAGGCGTGCGCGAGGGGACCATATTCGCGGCGCTGACCGTCGGCATCTGGGTCGGTTTCTTCAGGAAACATCTGGGAAAGGCGGCCGACCGCTTCACGGCCTGA
- a CDS encoding DUF2111 domain-containing protein encodes MDSAVSRSHMGGPVPKFNDYHIWKSLYCLSTASPIGRKKLAELIGLGEGSTRTLLSILQDAGAISVKKKGVTLTPEGKKLWETVVMSTAEVDLGTLTIGEHDCAVRVPHAAGKITYGCEERDNAIKNGALGATTLVFSNGQLTFPGDSYPLDEKYDRILKKTFSLSDSDAVIIGTADSYAAAEEGAVSAGLELLGGLNLQKDNAAPVSILGSGNELLALAFMVHDLVGGLPVCAKSKDNLGIRIENGKVIDNAYTGAVLEEVLKVGTTIRRIATSGPYKGIRVIVTPLEVNNRVIAAIGVVDLRSMTGLDDTLKLMDEDPDLR; translated from the coding sequence ATGGACAGTGCCGTCTCGAGGAGCCACATGGGCGGTCCGGTACCCAAATTCAACGACTACCACATATGGAAATCTTTATATTGCCTCAGCACCGCGTCGCCGATAGGCCGCAAGAAGCTCGCCGAGCTCATAGGCCTGGGCGAGGGGAGCACGAGGACCCTGCTCTCCATCCTGCAGGACGCCGGCGCCATCTCGGTCAAGAAGAAAGGGGTAACGCTGACCCCCGAGGGCAAGAAGCTGTGGGAGACGGTGGTCATGAGCACCGCGGAGGTGGACCTGGGCACCCTGACCATAGGGGAGCATGACTGCGCGGTCAGGGTCCCGCATGCCGCCGGCAAGATCACCTACGGCTGCGAGGAGCGCGACAACGCCATCAAGAACGGGGCCCTGGGGGCCACGACACTGGTGTTCTCCAACGGCCAGCTGACGTTCCCGGGGGACAGCTACCCCCTCGACGAGAAGTACGACCGGATCCTGAAGAAGACGTTCTCCCTCTCCGATTCCGATGCCGTCATCATCGGCACCGCCGACAGCTACGCCGCCGCCGAGGAAGGCGCCGTCTCTGCCGGCCTGGAGCTCCTGGGCGGGCTGAACCTTCAGAAGGATAATGCCGCCCCGGTGTCCATCCTCGGTTCCGGGAACGAGCTCCTGGCACTTGCGTTCATGGTGCACGACCTCGTAGGCGGGCTCCCGGTCTGCGCCAAGAGCAAGGACAATCTCGGCATAAGGATCGAGAACGGCAAGGTCATAGACAACGCCTACACGGGGGCCGTCCTCGAGGAGGTCCTCAAAGTGGGGACGACCATCAGGAGGATCGCCACCTCCGGGCCTTACAAGGGGATACGCGTCATCGTCACCCCCCTGGAGGTGAACAACCGCGTGATCGCGGCCATAGGCGTCGTGGACCTCAGAAGCATGACCGGCCTGGACGACACGCTGAAACTGATGGACGAGGACCCGGACCTGAGATGA